The following are encoded in a window of Castanea sativa cultivar Marrone di Chiusa Pesio chromosome 9, ASM4071231v1 genomic DNA:
- the LOC142610177 gene encoding putative serine/threonine-protein kinase WNK5: MYKARVGGCVDGAEDQLGYVETDPSGRYGRFREILGKGAVKTVYRAFDEVLGIEVAWNRVELKEVFHSPEILQRLYSEVHLLKNLDHESIMRFYTSWVDINRRTFNFITEMFTSGTLREYRLKYRQVDIRAVKNWSRQILHGLAYLHGHDPPVIHRDLKCDNIFINGHLGQVKIGDLGLAAILRGSQHAHSVIGTPEFMAPELYEEEYNELVDIYSFGMCLLEMLTSEYPYNECSNPAQIYKKVTSGKLPDAFYRIEDMEAQRFVGKCLETVSKRLPARELLLDPFLASEEGGLLPITRIQSPKSRSVVGLPPLVSDPIRRTDMTITGTLDPEDDSIFLKMQISDKDGHARNIYFSFDVVHDTAIDVAIEMVEELEISDWEPLEIAEMIEDEISSLVPTWKDWGGTSQSHNQHSFSYEEEEDNDSTHHPFYSSSSCSSSQACLPAFTSSYKTHNCGNNVASGHDWLQEDLFINDDASSQSSLNSFKYSNLSYYSANEDDYDSSISRVGESICNAKAPTCTRFCPTDMMSANHFKQYCELQFDYGRNYGSKLPQKLTRNRSLVDARSELLRRAVMEEINKRRLFKTVGAVENIGFQDPGKL, from the exons ATGTACAAGGCAAGGGTAGGAGGGTGTGTTGATGGAGCAGAGGATCAGCTTGGATACGTTGAAACTGATCCATCTGGTCGATATGGACGA TTCAGGGAAATTCTTGGTAAAGGAGCAGTGAAAACAGTGTATAGAGCATTTGATGAGGTTCTAGGAATAGAGGTTGCTTGGAACCGTGTTGAGCTTAAGGAAGTGTTTCATTCACCAGAAATATTGCAGCGACTTTACTCAGAGGTTCACCTTCTCAAGAACCTTGACCATGAATCCATCATGCGATTCTACACCTCTTGGGTTGATATCAATCGCAGAACTTTCAACTTCATCACCGAAATGTTCACTTCCGGTACACTTAGAGA GTATAGGCTGAAGTACCGGCAAGTAGATATTCGAGCAGTTAAGAACTGGAGCCGTCAAATTCTACATGGGCTTGCTTATTTGCATGGCCATGATCCTCCTGTGATTCATAGAGACCTCAAATGCGATAATATCTTCATTAATGGTCATCTTGGTCAAGTCAAAATTGGTGATCTTGGCCTAGCAGCCATCCTTCGTGGCTCCCAACATGCCCACAGTGTCATAG GTACACCGGAGTTCATGGCACCAGAATTATACGAAGAGGAATACAATGAACTTGTTGACATATACTCTTTTGGCATGTGTTTGTTAGAGATGCTTACTTCTGAGTATCCCTACAACGAGTGCTCCAATCCAGCCCAGATATATAAGAAAGTTACATCG GGAAAGCTGCCTGATGCATTCTACCGAATTGAAGACATGGAGGCTCAGAGATTTGTGGGAAAATGCTTAGAGACTGTGTCAAAAAGATTGCCAGCCCGAGAGCTTTTGTTGGACCCATTTCTAGCTTCTGAAGAAGGTGGATTGTTGCCCATCACACGTATCCAAAGTCCCAAATCAAGATCAGTGGTGGGTTTGCCACCTTTGGTTTCTGATCCAATTAGGCGCACTGATATGACTATCACTGGGACCTTGGACCCTGAAGATGATTCCATTTTCCTCAAAATGCAAATTTCTGACAAGGACG GTCATGCTAGGAACATATACTTCTCATTCGATGTTGTACACGACACTGCAATTGACGTAGCAATTGAGATGGTCGAAGAATTGGAAATTAGCGACTGGGAACCATTGGAGATAGCTGAGATGATAGAGGATGAGATATCCTCTTTGGTCCCAACTTGGAAGGATTGGGGAGGCACATCCCAGTCTCACAATCAGCACAGCTTTAgctatgaagaagaagaagacaatgaTAGTACCCACCATCCTTTCTATTCATCCTCTTCTTGCTCTTCCTCTCAAGCATGTCTCCCAGCCTTTACCTCTTCCTACAAGACCCATAATTGTGGGAACAATGTAGCCTCTGGCCATGATTGGCTTCAAG AAGATTTGTTTATCAATGACGATGCAAGTTCTCAGAGCTCTTTGAACTCCTTCAAATACTCAAATTTGAGTTACTACTCGGCCAATGAAGATGATTATGATTCGAGTATTAGTAGAGTAGGTGAATCCATTTGCAATGCAAAGGCTCCCACATGTACAAGATTCTGCCCTACAGATATGATGAGTGCAAATCATTTCAAACAGTACTGCGAGTTGCAGTTTGATTATGGGAGAAACTATGGCTCAAAGCTCCCACAGAAGCTAACTAGGAATCGTTCACTTGTGGATGCACGTAGCGAGTTGTTGCGCAGGGCTGTAATGGAGGAAATAAACAAGAGGAGATTGTTCAAAACTGTTGGAGCTGTTGAGAACATTGGGTTTCAGGACCCAGGCAAGCTTTAA